Genomic segment of Paenibacillaceae bacterium GAS479:
TCTCGATGACCTTGACGCCCATTTCTAGAAGCTTGGCGCTCATTGCCTCCATATGCTTCGGAATGACGCCATCGATGAGCACGTCGCCCCGAGTTGCTGCAGCGGCAATCATATACGTACCAGCTTGAATCCGGTCTGGAATAATCGAATGACGACAGCCATGCATGCTGTCCACACCTTCGATTCGGATCGTCTCCGTTCCAGCACCTTTTATTCTAGCACCCATGGCGTTAAGCAATGTGGCCACATCTATGATTTCAGGCTCTTTAGCCGCGTTCTCAATGGTCGTTATGCCTTTGGCGCGTGACGCCGCTAACATAATATTGATGGTCGCGCCTACGCTGACCACGTCTAGATAAATCTTAGCACCGCGAAGCTCGCGGGCTGAGATACGAATTGAACCATGATCGTTGGACACTTCGGCTCCTAAAGCTTCGAAGCCTTTAATATGCTGGTCAATCGGACGGGGCTCGAAATTGCAGCCGCCAGGCAATCCAATAACCGCTTCACCGAAGCGACCTAGCAGCGCCCCCATTAAATAATAGGAAGCTCTCAACAATTTAACTTTGCCGTCGGGCATAGGGGCTGAGACCAGACGCGATGGATCGATGCGCATGGTATCTCCACTCCAAGACACGCCTGCACCAAGCTGCTCCAAAATTTCACCGTACACCGCAACGTCGCTAAGCTGCGGAAGGTTGTCCAGAACAACTTCCGATTCAGCCAGGATGGCTGCCGGTAACAGTGCGACTGCGCTGTTTTTGGCGCCGCTGATTTGAACCGTGCCTCGTAG
This window contains:
- a CDS encoding UDP-N-acetylglucosamine 1-carboxyvinyltransferase, which encodes MEKLMVRGGRPLRGTVQISGAKNSAVALLPAAILAESEVVLDNLPQLSDVAVYGEILEQLGAGVSWSGDTMRIDPSRLVSAPMPDGKVKLLRASYYLMGALLGRFGEAVIGLPGGCNFEPRPIDQHIKGFEALGAEVSNDHGSIRISARELRGAKIYLDVVSVGATINIMLAASRAKGITTIENAAKEPEIIDVATLLNAMGARIKGAGTETIRIEGVDSMHGCRHSIIPDRIQAGTYMIAAAATRGDVLIDGVIPKHMEAMSAKLLEMGVKVIEMDESIRIIGAPVYEPIDVRALVYPGFATDLQSPMTSLLTQANGVSILTDYVYSNRFKHVPELIRMGANIRVEGRSAIIEGSSLNAAKVRAADLRAGASLVVAGLTVTEGITEITGVEYIDRGYDNLVENLRRLGADVWRENE